The Saprospiraceae bacterium genome includes the window AGCTGTTCTACGCTGACGAAAGTTACACCTGGACGAGCATCCCTTTCGGGGTGTTTGTGGTGCGCCAGTACCTCCATACCAAATGCTTTGGCCAATTCCCCCGTTTTTTGGCCGATCTTTCCAAAACCGTAAATCCCCATGGTTTTACCCACTAGTTCGTGCATCGTACCCAGGGTATAGCAAAAGTTGGACTGGGCAGACCAATCTCCTTTTTGTATGCTATCGTGATGGCGAATAACTTGATTGGTAAAGGAAAGGATCATGGCAAATACATGCTGGGCTACCGTAGCAGAACCATAACCACGGATATTACAAACCTTGATATTTAAGGCCTTGGCCGCTTCGATATCAATATTGTTATAACCTGTTGCTGTAAGGGTAATGAGTTTTAAATCAGGAAGTTGTCTCATCAGTTCACCGGAAATAGGCGCTTTGTTGACGACCAAAACCTGTTTCCCCAGTGCTCGCTCCTTTAGGTCTTCGGGAACTGTATAATCATAAATACTTGCCTGACCCAGCGCTTCGATAATTGCCCAACTCAGGTCACCAGGATTGAGGGTATAACCGTCTAAGACGGCAATGTGCGGAACAGTCATTGCTGGCATTTTCTGTTTTGGGAAAAAGATAAGAAAAAGGCTTTAATTACCGAAGGCTTTACGCACTGCTTCAGGTATGATTTGTTCTAAAATGATTTGCTGTTCCAAATTGTTTTCGACAAACTTCCATTCTTTGCTGTGGAAAGGTGCAATGGCATATAAGTTTTTATTGGCTTTGATCAGAAAACTGCGTTCTTCTTTATTGTAATTAATGTTTGCTGCACCATAAGTCGTTTCAAAGGAGGTTTTCATGAAATCCATGACGCCTGGCGCTTCAAAGGAGGGGCCAGAAAACTTGAGCCCCATTTCCATCTCATAACCAATATTGACAAAATGTTGGCCATCAGCATCCACCTGGCCGACAAAGTCTTTGACTGCAAATTTTCCCATATTAATTTCCATCCCTTCTGCTTCCATTTGCTCGAATAAGGCCAACATTTGATCCTTAGGAACCAATAGGAAGAGCGAATCGTAGGTTAAATTCAATACCCCTAACCAATTTTTTTTAGCCGTAGCACCGAAAAATTGGGCAATTCTTTCATTGATTGGCTGTTTGAATTCGACGGCCACCGCCTCCTGGGCTGGTAAGGGCGAATAGGATATGCTTGCTATCAAGCTACAAACCAATAATACTTTCTGTATCATATTTTACAAAGTCTTTAAGTATTCAATAAGTGCTTTTCTTTCTGCATTGGTAAAGGCATCACCAAAATCATGCCCTTTATTACTAAAGCCGGGTAACTTCGAGTCAAACGTCCATTTTCCTTTCTTATTATCTTTTATTTCGTATTGCCAACCTACATTCTCATAATCATAAGCTGATTGTTCCCCGTTTCGACTCCAATAGGTGGGCCTGCTTTTACTATTAAGGACATCCATTAAGGTAGGGACGGAACCATTGTGAAAATAAGGTGCGGTAGCCCAAACCCCATCGAGGGGTGGTGCGACATACCCCAGGGTGGGTTCAAAATAGGAACGAGGGGCTGAGTGGGCAAACCAACTACTATTATACCATTCTACAATACCAGAAGTATAGGCATAATGGGCATAAAGCGGATCGGTTTTTACTTCTTCGAGAGCAACCAGTTTGTTAGGGTATTGATCTTTTTCGCCATAAGTTCCATGACATTTGCTACAAGCCGATTCAAAAAGCATTTTCCCTTTGTCGGCTAGTAGTTGGTCGATCGGTTTCGGGTAGGCAGGTGCTTCCAGGGTTTGCAACCAGGCCAGTACATCCTTGAAATGGGTAACGGCTTTTCTGGCAGCACTGCTATCGGGGATACCCAAAACGGAAGCTTGGAAGAGTAATTTGGTGAAATCCCCCCTTCCTATGCCGTTATAGTACAAGGCATTTTTCTTTTTGACATTCCATAGTGCAGGCACATCCGTGGCAATGGGGTATTTATTTATCTCATAAATTGGCGCCTCGACATAGGTGAGGTCTACCGGATTTCGCTGCATCATACAGGCTTCTGCCAGGCGGAAGGCTGGATTGGCACCAGCTTGGTTGGTTTTTATGTGCGGTGCCATTGCTTTGAAGTAATTCCCGAAATCCTGGTAGGCTTGAAATTTTTCAGAAGACTTCTTGTACTTTAACCGCATACCCATATTCATCAATTTTGCAACGGTTACCAAACTCTTGCGATAATCCGAAAAACTATTACCCAATCCAAAGACGATTTCTCCTTCAAAAGGGCTGGCATGACAGGTGAAGCAGTTGCCGTTCACGACTTTCACC containing:
- a CDS encoding D-2-hydroxyacid dehydrogenase; amino-acid sequence: MTVPHIAVLDGYTLNPGDLSWAIIEALGQASIYDYTVPEDLKERALGKQVLVVNKAPISGELMRQLPDLKLITLTATGYNNIDIEAAKALNIKVCNIRGYGSATVAQHVFAMILSFTNQVIRHHDSIQKGDWSAQSNFCYTLGTMHELVGKTMGIYGFGKIGQKTGELAKAFGMEVLAHHKHPERDARPGVTFVSVEQLFMQSDFISLHAPLSDANTGFVNKKLLQTMKPTAIIINTGRGGLINEVDLKEALEEGWIAGAGLDVLSVEPPPKDHPLLGVPNCILTPHNAWASQEARQRLIDETEANILAFLQGEPRNVVV
- a CDS encoding c-type cytochrome, whose protein sequence is MKKRLALLFFFILFLLACHTYKDLPYSNEKLPFQVMTIPASPQQVGGDPKAGFDYLINGDYIGSGIPYTVFQKRLSKGPDTVLRREGINANVPYAVTAFVAPNGVKVVNGNCFTCHASPFEGEIVFGLGNSFSDYRKSLVTVAKLMNMGMRLKYKKSSEKFQAYQDFGNYFKAMAPHIKTNQAGANPAFRLAEACMMQRNPVDLTYVEAPIYEINKYPIATDVPALWNVKKKNALYYNGIGRGDFTKLLFQASVLGIPDSSAARKAVTHFKDVLAWLQTLEAPAYPKPIDQLLADKGKMLFESACSKCHGTYGEKDQYPNKLVALEEVKTDPLYAHYAYTSGIVEWYNSSWFAHSAPRSYFEPTLGYVAPPLDGVWATAPYFHNGSVPTLMDVLNSKSRPTYWSRNGEQSAYDYENVGWQYEIKDNKKGKWTFDSKLPGFSNKGHDFGDAFTNAERKALIEYLKTL